The genomic region CGGCGAACCGGCCCTGGTCCCGCACGCCCACGTCGACGGCGAAGATGGCGGCGTCGGCGGCGCGGATGACGGCCGGGTCGAGCGGGGTGGATCCGGAGGAACCCTGCGTCTCGACGTGGACGTCCACCCCGGCGGCCTCGCCGGCGGCGGCCAGCTTGTCGGCGGCCATGTAGGTGTGCGCGATGCCTGTCGGGCAGGCGCTGACGACCACGATGCTCTTCCGGGCGGCTGGTTCCGCGGCGGGACCAGCGGCCGGCGCGGCCGCGGTCGCCCCGCCGGTCGCGCCCGCCGGTCCTGCGGCGGGAGCGGGGGAGACGACCTCCTGCACCAGCGCGACGATCTCCTCGTCGGAGGCGGCGGACCGCAGCGAGGCCACGAACTCCGGCCGCACCAGCGCCCTGGCCAGGGCGGTCAGCAGGGTGAGGTGGTCGGCGTCGCCGTGTGCCGGGGCGGCGATGAGGAAGGCCAGGTCGGCCGGCCCGTCGGGGGCGCCGAAGTCGACCTTCGGGGAGAGGCGGGCGAAGGCGAGGGACGCCTCGGTCACCGCCGCCGACCGGCAGTGGGGGATCGCGATGCCGCCGGGCAGCCCGGTCGCCGCCTGTGCCTCGCGGGCCAGGACGTCGGCCTGCAGGGCGTCGGTGTTCGTGGCGCGGCCGGCGGCGGCGACCAGTTCGGCCAGCCGGCGGACGACCGCGGCCTTGTCGGCCCCGAGATCGGCGTCGAGCGCGACCAGGTCCGGAGTGATCAGTGCGGGCATGGGGTCCTCTCCCGGAGGAGTCAGAGGGCGCCCCGGCCGGCGGCCGGAACGGGGTTCGGGGCGGTGGGCGGGGGGGAACTGGTGCTGCCGGGCAGGCCGGCGGTGACCCGTACGGCGGAGCCGTCCACCCGGGCCGGGGTGGGAACGGCGGATCCGGGGAGCGACGCGCTCGCCGCTCCGTAGGCGACGGCGGTCCGCAGACGCTCGGCGGGGGGAGCGCCGGCGAGCGAGGCGAGCAGGTACCCGGCGAGGCTGCAGTCACCGGCGCCGACGGTGCTGCGGACGGCGATCTCCGGCGGGCGGGCCGACCACAGCTCGCCGTCGGCCGTGGAGAGGACCGCGCCGTCGCCCCCGAGCGTGAGGAGCACCTCGGCCACTCCGCGGGCGTGCAGCGTCCGGACGGCCTCGAGCATCGCCGCCGGGTCCCGCAGCACGTCGTCCTCGGTGAGGCCGGCCACCTGGGCCAGCTCCTCGGCGTTGGGCTTGAGCAGGTGGGGGGCGGCGTCACGCCCGGCGGACAGCAGCGCGAGCAGCGGCGCCTCGCTGGTGTCCACCGCGATGCGCGCCCCCGTGTCCCGGAGCGTTCGGACCAGGTCGGCGTACCAGTCGACCGGGGTCGACGGGGGGAGGGAGCCGGACAGGACGACCCACCGCGCAGCGGCGGCGTGCCCGTGCAGGATGCCGCTGAGCGCTGTCCGCGTCGCGTCGCTCAGCGCGGCGCCGGGCTCGTTGAGCTTCGTGGTCGTCCCGGCGGGATCGACCAGCGTGTAGTTCGTGCGCACCGGGCTGTGGACCGGCACGGTGGCGAGCTCCAGGCCCAGGGCCCGGAGAGCCGTGACGATCGGGTCCGACGCCGCTGCCGGGAGGATCGACACCACGTCCCCGCCCGCGGCGGCGAGGGCACGCGCCACGTTGACGCCCTTGCCCCCGGGCTCGGTGCTGCTGCCCGCCAGGCGGACGATGCCGCCCTGGGCCAGCGGCGCGGGCAGGTCCAACGTGCGGTCCAGGCTCGGGTTGGCCGTCAGGGTGACGACCCGGTCCGGCCTCCTCGGGCCGCTCACGCGAGCACGACCTCGACGCCGGCCTTCTCCAGCTCGGCGACCAGTCCGGGGTCGGCGCCCGCGTCGGTCACCAGGACGTCGACGTCCTCGATCGCGGCGTACCGGACCAGGTGCTCGCGGCCCAGCTTGCTGCTGTCGGCGAGCACCACCACGCGCTGCCCGGCCCGCACCATGGCGCG from Blastococcus colisei harbors:
- a CDS encoding 1-phosphofructokinase family hexose kinase, with protein sequence MSGPRRPDRVVTLTANPSLDRTLDLPAPLAQGGIVRLAGSSTEPGGKGVNVARALAAAGGDVVSILPAAASDPIVTALRALGLELATVPVHSPVRTNYTLVDPAGTTTKLNEPGAALSDATRTALSGILHGHAAAARWVVLSGSLPPSTPVDWYADLVRTLRDTGARIAVDTSEAPLLALLSAGRDAAPHLLKPNAEELAQVAGLTEDDVLRDPAAMLEAVRTLHARGVAEVLLTLGGDGAVLSTADGELWSARPPEIAVRSTVGAGDCSLAGYLLASLAGAPPAERLRTAVAYGAASASLPGSAVPTPARVDGSAVRVTAGLPGSTSSPPPTAPNPVPAAGRGAL